TGGTGACTTTTGTTTGGTTTTGATCAGGTGACAAAATCTCAATTGTCCAGTCAGGAACTATTAAAAAGGTATTTGCAATTTCGCCTTTTTCGTCGCGGGGAATTCTCTCCCAAGTAAACACAGAAACATCTGGTACTATTGAGCGCCCACCAAATGTACAACGCAATTCTGAAAAGGCTCGTGCAATCTTTCGAGGTTTAAGAACTACGTTGACATTAGTAGAGAACTCGGTTTGAATTGTACTGTGCTTACCTTGTGGCATTGGTTTTTGAATTATTTGCCCATCAATATATTCACTAGCAGGTTCAGTTTCTGGCAGCTTGAGAAACTCCGCCAAAGTCATGGGTTTAGATGGGGTCTGTACCATTGAGACTTTTTGATAAAAGAAGGTTTGATTGGCTTGATTTCCATTCTAAAAGATTAGGTGGGCAAGTTTGCCCACCCTAAAGTTAATATTGCTCTGGTGGTAAATCTACACTGTAAACAACTTCGCCAGCTAAATTCCGCAAAGATACTGTCATCACTTTGGTAGAGGCATTAATTTTGACTGCGCCGAAGAATTGCAACCCTTCGCTTGGGGGTCGATTTGCTCTTGTACCCGCAGGTAAGCTTTGAAATACTAACTGTGGGCCGAAGGTATTTTCTAATTGATTAGGCCCAAATGTACCTGCATTCAGTGGCCCGGCGACAAACTCCCAGAAAGGTTTAAAGTCTTGAAACTGGGCTTTATTGGGGTCGTAGTAGTGGGCTGCGGCGTAATGAACATCCGCCGTAAACCACACCACATTCTGAATATTTCTGTTTTTGATAAACCGCAGTAAATCTGCTAGTTCTAATTCTCTGCCTAAAGCGGGGCCGTCGCCATTCGCCCAAGCTTCAAAATCAGTCGCACCATCTCTCACTATCAGCCCTAAAGGCATATCACTGGCAATAACTTTCCAAGTGGCTTTGGATGAAAGTAATTGTCGTTTTAGCCACTGCACTTGTCTTCTGCTTAAAAAATCTGTTGCTGGACTTTGTTCTGGCTGATTATTAGGAGAATTTGGCCCTCGATAGGTGCGTTCATCCAGCATGAAAATGTCTAGCAATGACCCATACTCAAAGGAACGGTAAATTCTGGTTCTTTCTGGATTATCGTAATACTCAATCGGCATATATTCCAAAAATGCTTGTCTTGCCCGTTCAGCCAACAAGTTAACATCTTTGACTGTGTAGCGAGCATCACTGCCTACATTACTGAGGATTTCGCCAGGATACCAGTTATTCGTTACTTCGTGGTCGTCCCACTGTGCTAAAAGTGGCACTTCGGCATTGAATCGCTTGATATTTTCATCCATCAAGTTGTATTGATAGTTACCACGAAACTCTGTTAAAGTTTCAGCAACTTTCGATTTTTCTGGTGTGGTGATGTTGCGCCAAATTGTGCCATTATCCAGGGTTACTTGAGATTGAATTGGGCCATCAGCATAGATGTTATCGCCAGAATGAATGAAAAAGTCTGGCTGGAGTTGGCGCATGGTTTCATAAATTCTCATCCCACCAAAGTCAGGATTTATCCCCCATCCTTGACCTGCGGTGTCGCCTCCCCAAACAAAGCAGATATCTCGCCCAGATTTAGGAGGTGTGCGGAAAAAACCGCTAACTGGGGCGCTGAAAACATTGCGATAGTTTAAATCTTGAAAAATTACCCGATAAAATATCTGTTGATTTTGGGGTAAGTTTCTTAAGTTAAGTCGGGCGGTAAAGTCGCTAGTTTCTAAAGCCACAGGCCCAGGGATGCGCCGCACATTGCGAAATGATTCGCTAGTGGAATATTCTACAATCATTCTGGCGGGGCGATCGCTCCGACTCCAAATCACCACATTATTTTCGCTAATATCGCCACTCGCTACACCAAAAGGTATGCCAGGACGCATTTTTTCCGCAGTAATAATAGCAGGTGCTTGACCAAAAACAGGTGATTTAGAAACAATATTTGTCCCAATAATTCCGCCTGCTGTTACTGCTGAACGGACTAAAAATTGGCGACGATTTATCTTTAATGGTTGATTAGATTCCATAAAATTCAGTTGTTTTGCCGAGGTTTGTAGAAAAATCAATTAAACTAGTACATATCGGCAGAAATTTAGCATATTCCCTCTAGCCTATAAGTAAATATTGAGTTATCTAAAAGTTAAGAAACTATTATGGTATAAATTCAAAAATACCCGACTTTTTGAATAAATCGGGTATCTGAACTATCAAGGTAAGTTTTAATTAAATCTTGCTGATGTAATTTTCTTGATTTACTTCCATTGCTGAAGTTTTTACACCATCTTCATTAGTAACAATTTGTTGACTCAATTCTCCGGCTCGCCAACTATCGGCAATATCTTTAATAAAACTAGCAAGCGGAATCGCAATTAACAAACCTAAAACGCCGCCTAATTTTGCACCTATAAGTAAGGAAATCACTACCCACACAGGATTTAAACCAGTTAAATTACCTAAAATTCTGGGTGCGACAATATTAGAATTAATTTGGTCAAGGGCGACGGCGACACCTAACACTTCCACACCTAACCAAAAGTTTTCTAAAGCTACTAATAAGCTAACTAATCCAATTCCTATCCCTGTACCAAAGGGAAATAGTGAGAAAAAGCCGATAGCAATCCCAAACAACAAAGCCAGGGGAATGCGGAGGAGGACAAATGCTAATGTCACCAATACAGCCAACACTGCCCCTAATGTTGCCTGACCGATAAAATAATTTTGAAAATCTTCTCGCAGCAATTGTCTAACTTTAGTGCCGATATGTTCAGGAAACCATTGATAAATTCCATCCCAGAGTTTTTGACCATTTAAGATTAAATAAATAGTCAAAACTGCGGCAATTAAGATATTAAGTACAACTCCGATAGTATCAAAGGCAAAACCCAGTATTTTCCCGGTGAATGATTGAAATTGATTGGATAATCTTTCTAACAGTTGTAAGGCTAAACCCCGCAAATTAATGGGAATTTGTTGGGTAGCTGCCCAACTTTGAAAAGCGTCTAATTGTTCTAAACTAGAATCTATCCATGAGGGCAGAATATTCGCTAGTTCGTTAAGCTGTTGCAGAATTACTGGTACTAAGGTGATACCAACACCTCCCAGAATCACTACGGCTGACAGCAAAACTCCGACAATTGCCAAGTAACGGGGTACACCGCGTTTTTGAAAGAACTGGATGGGGTAGTTTAAGACAAATGCTAACAATATAGCGATCGCAACTACACTCACCAAGGGTTGAAAATACTTGACAACCTGGATTAATAACCAACCGTTGAGAATGACTAGCGGAAACGCCAAGCCATAACTTAACCATCGTGGTAGTTTGTTTGCTGATTGCATGAGAGTGACTTCACCACAATTCTTTAGTTTATTCTGGCATCAGATGGCTGTTTGTGAAGGGGATAGGGTGCAAGGGTGCAGAGTGAAGAGGAGAAATTACAATCATTTCCTCCTTGTTCCCTTCCCCACTTCCTACTCCTGACAGATGTAGCTCACAGTAATCAAAGATTCCCATTCCTCTAGCCCCTATCAACTTGCGACTAACTTATACAAATTTAAGAAAAGAATGCGACAGATAGAAATCAGGAAAGTCTGACTGGAGCTAGATTTCTTAATTGCGAATTGCGAATTACGAATTGGTATTAGCAGCCACAATTTATCGTCGTACCAAGCTGGGCTTTCTTACCTTCAGTAGCGTAGCCATCACGTTTCCACCAATCAAGGCCACCAATCAGTTCCCGGACTTCAAAACCCAAAGTCAATAATTTAAGTGCTGTTTTAGTCGAGGCGTTACAGCCAATACCGTCGCAATAGCAAACATAAAGTCTTGACTTATCCAGCATCTCAGTTGAATTGAAACAGATTTCTTTGTGTGGTAGGTTCAACGCGCCTGGAATATGTTCTTCAGCAAAAGCATCTGCTGAACGGCCATCAACAACGGTTATCGTCTGTCCTTTGTTGAGGGCAACGTATAGATCCCATGAATCCATCTCATACGCAAGTTTACGCTGATAGTGCGCCATTTGATCTATGCTCATTGTTATTTCCTTGCTAACGCTGATTTTTTCTAATTAGTTCTAATACTTGCTGATAAGCGGCTGTGTTTCCTTGCATTTTATACAAATTCGCTGCCGTTTCCAAATCAGTGATACTTGCTGGTATTTCGCCTAAATCATACCGAGCCAAACCCCGGTTATGGTAAGCTTGGGCATAGTTAGCATCAATATTAATCGCTCTACTATAATCAGCGATCGCACCTTCTAAGTCTCCCAAGTTTCTGTAAACGTTGCCGCGATTGTAGTAAGCAAAGGTATAATTCGGGATAATTTTCAAGGCTTGATTGTAATCGGTCAATGCTCCCTGCAAATCATTAATATCATACTTAGCATTACCACGATTATTGTAGGCGTAGGCATAATTGGGATTAATTTTAATTGCTTGGGTATAGTCTGCGATCGCGCCTTGCTTATTGCCTAAATCAAAATAAACATTGCCGCGATTATAATAAGCTTCGGAATTATTGGTATCGATTTTGATGGCTTGGCTATAATCTGCAAGTGCCTTTTGCTTTTCACCTAAATAATAAAAGGCGTTACCTCTGCCGTTGTAAGCAGACGAATAATTAGCATTGAGTTTAATTGCTTGGTTATAATCTGCGATCGCTGCTGGTAAATCTTTCAAATCAGAGCGAGCATTTCCTCTGTTATAATAAGCTTCGGCATTATTCGGACTAGCTTTTAAAGCTAAAGTGTAATCAGTAATTGCCCCTTGCTTATCACCTAAATAATAACGAGAATTGCCCCTACCGTTGTAAGCTGAAGAATGATTCGGGTTGATTTTCACAGCTTGGGAATAATCTGCGATCGCGCCTTGATAATCACCTAAATCATAGCGAGTATTACCACGGTTATTATAGGCAAAAACATAGTTAGGGTTAATTTTAATCGCTTGATTGTAATCAGTTATTGCCCCTTGCTTATCACCTAAACTCGCGCGAGTATTCCCACGATTGTAATAAGCTTCCGCATTCCCTGGGTCAACTTTAATGGCTTGATTATAATCAGCCAAGGCCTTTTGCTTATCTCCCAAAGCATAGTGGGCATTACCACGATTATTATAAGCAGAAGAATAATTAGGATTCAGTTTCAAAGCTTGGTTATAATCAGCCAGCGCCCCCCGCTTATCATCAAAATCATACAGAATATTGCCACGATTGTAATAAGCAAAAGCATATTCAGGATTAATTTTTAAAGCTTGGTTGTAATCTTTCAGAGCGCCTTGTTTATCACCCAAATAATAACGCGCATTTCCCCGATCATTGTAAGCATAAGAATACTGAGGATTCAGGCGAATAGCTTGATTGTAAGCTTCTATCGCTCCTGGATAATCACCTTTTTTATACTTATCTCCGCCCTGAATATAAAAATCATCTGCCTTTGGTGCGGTGGGCGTAGGCTGACTGACAGCACCCACCTCAGCTTTTGGTAAAGTTCGCAAAAAAGTATTAATTGGAATCCCCAAATTAAACCCAGTTTTGATAATTACATCGGGATTTTTATCAGAAATTTGATAATTTTCGGCGGTGTCACCTCTACCGTGAATCCCCACTAATTCACCTTTGTCATTCAGCACCGGGCCGCCACTCATTCCCGGTAGCGTGTCGTTATTGTAAACTAAAGCATAACCATCCCGCAGGGCTTTGGAAGCATTAGCCGTGATCCGCCCTTCCACA
Above is a genomic segment from Aulosira sp. FACHB-615 containing:
- a CDS encoding rhodanese-like domain-containing protein; translated protein: MSIDQMAHYQRKLAYEMDSWDLYVALNKGQTITVVDGRSADAFAEEHIPGALNLPHKEICFNSTEMLDKSRLYVCYCDGIGCNASTKTALKLLTLGFEVRELIGGLDWWKRDGYATEGKKAQLGTTINCGC
- a CDS encoding alkaline phosphatase, giving the protein MESNQPLKINRRQFLVRSAVTAGGIIGTNIVSKSPVFGQAPAIITAEKMRPGIPFGVASGDISENNVVIWSRSDRPARMIVEYSTSESFRNVRRIPGPVALETSDFTARLNLRNLPQNQQIFYRVIFQDLNYRNVFSAPVSGFFRTPPKSGRDICFVWGGDTAGQGWGINPDFGGMRIYETMRQLQPDFFIHSGDNIYADGPIQSQVTLDNGTIWRNITTPEKSKVAETLTEFRGNYQYNLMDENIKRFNAEVPLLAQWDDHEVTNNWYPGEILSNVGSDARYTVKDVNLLAERARQAFLEYMPIEYYDNPERTRIYRSFEYGSLLDIFMLDERTYRGPNSPNNQPEQSPATDFLSRRQVQWLKRQLLSSKATWKVIASDMPLGLIVRDGATDFEAWANGDGPALGRELELADLLRFIKNRNIQNVVWFTADVHYAAAHYYDPNKAQFQDFKPFWEFVAGPLNAGTFGPNQLENTFGPQLVFQSLPAGTRANRPPSEGLQFFGAVKINASTKVMTVSLRNLAGEVVYSVDLPPEQY
- a CDS encoding AI-2E family transporter gives rise to the protein MQSANKLPRWLSYGLAFPLVILNGWLLIQVVKYFQPLVSVVAIAILLAFVLNYPIQFFQKRGVPRYLAIVGVLLSAVVILGGVGITLVPVILQQLNELANILPSWIDSSLEQLDAFQSWAATQQIPINLRGLALQLLERLSNQFQSFTGKILGFAFDTIGVVLNILIAAVLTIYLILNGQKLWDGIYQWFPEHIGTKVRQLLREDFQNYFIGQATLGAVLAVLVTLAFVLLRIPLALLFGIAIGFFSLFPFGTGIGIGLVSLLVALENFWLGVEVLGVAVALDQINSNIVAPRILGNLTGLNPVWVVISLLIGAKLGGVLGLLIAIPLASFIKDIADSWRAGELSQQIVTNEDGVKTSAMEVNQENYISKI
- a CDS encoding serine protease: MKFNYLLTPALIGVSVAIVQPQAVALSSTEVSKIAKAMTVLIENQNGSGSGVIVRREGDTYTVLTAKHVVENPDKYAVITPDDSRYELKYDTVKKLPGVDLAIGQFSSSKTYPVAKLGNSDDISEGATSYVAGFPQPSAAISVSIYNFVEGRITANASKALRDGYALVYNNDTLPGMSGGPVLNDKGELVGIHGRGDTAENYQISDKNPDVIIKTGFNLGIPINTFLRTLPKAEVGAVSQPTPTAPKADDFYIQGGDKYKKGDYPGAIEAYNQAIRLNPQYSYAYNDRGNARYYLGDKQGALKDYNQALKINPEYAFAYYNRGNILYDFDDKRGALADYNQALKLNPNYSSAYNNRGNAHYALGDKQKALADYNQAIKVDPGNAEAYYNRGNTRASLGDKQGAITDYNQAIKINPNYVFAYNNRGNTRYDLGDYQGAIADYSQAVKINPNHSSAYNGRGNSRYYLGDKQGAITDYTLALKASPNNAEAYYNRGNARSDLKDLPAAIADYNQAIKLNANYSSAYNGRGNAFYYLGEKQKALADYSQAIKIDTNNSEAYYNRGNVYFDLGNKQGAIADYTQAIKINPNYAYAYNNRGNAKYDINDLQGALTDYNQALKIIPNYTFAYYNRGNVYRNLGDLEGAIADYSRAINIDANYAQAYHNRGLARYDLGEIPASITDLETAANLYKMQGNTAAYQQVLELIRKNQR
- a CDS encoding Uma2 family endonuclease — translated: MVQTPSKPMTLAEFLKLPETEPASEYIDGQIIQKPMPQGKHSTIQTEFSTNVNVVLKPRKIARAFSELRCTFGGRSIVPDVSVFTWERIPRDEKGEIANTFLIVPDWTIEILSPDQNQTKVTKNILHCLNFGTQMGWLIDPGEQTVFVYLPKQQPEVFDLAEQKLPVPSFANELNLHLGTLFDWLLE